Proteins from a genomic interval of Zingiber officinale cultivar Zhangliang chromosome 1B, Zo_v1.1, whole genome shotgun sequence:
- the LOC121988874 gene encoding beta-galactosidase-like, with translation MNAEPVTLGRRRKLSDLLLLAVAAAILFFSPSPVGASVSYDRKALIINGQRRILISGSIHYPRSTPEMWPDLIQKAKDGGLDVIQTYVFWNGHEPSPGQYYFGGNYDLVRFIKLVKQAGLYVHLRIGPYVCAEWNFGGFPIWLKYVPGISFRTNNGPFKAAMESFTEKIVSMMKSEGLYQSQGGPIILSQIENEYGPLEDYYGGSVAKNYATWAAQMAVGLNTGVPWVMCKQDDAPDPVINTCNGFYCDYFSPNKPYKPSMWTEAWTGWFTAFGGPVPHRPVEDLAFAVARFIQKGGSFVNYYMYHGGTNFGRTAGGPFISTSYDYDAPIDEYGLLRQPKWGHLRDLHKAIKMSEPALISADPTISKLGNYEQAHVYRSKAGACAAFLSNYNPRSSARVTFNGVSYDLPAWSISILPDCKTAVFNTARVVAPTIQYKMAWVGKFSWKSFSEQTNSLDDESFTKNGLVEQLSMTRDKSDYLWYTITVDISSNEQFLKNGQNSYLTVMSAGHAMHVFVNGERIGIVYGGLDSPKLTYTGNVKLWAGRNKISILSVAVGLPNVGNHFETWNAGVLGPVTLEGLNEGKRDLGSQTWTYQVGLQGEHLNLHTLNGASSVEWGGASTRMPMTWHKAYFNAPAGNDPLALDMSSMGKGQIWINGQSIGRYWPAYKASGSCGDCDYRGTYNEKKCQTNCGDSSQKWYHVPRSWLKPTGNLLVVFEEMGADPSGISMVRRTAQ, from the exons ATGAACGCCGAGCCTGTGACGCTTGGGCGCCGCCGGAAGCTTTCCGATCTTCTGCTACTGGCGGTGGCTGCAGCGATACTGTTTTTTTCGCCGTCTCCGGTCGGCGCCTCCGTTTCCTACGACCGCAAGGCCCTCATCATCAATGGTCAGCGGAGGATTCTCATCTCTGGTTCCATTCATTACCCCCGCAGCACTCCGGAG ATGTGGCCGGATCTCATACAGAAGGCCAAAGACGGCGGCTTGGATGTCATCCAGACCTATGTGTTCTGGAACGGCCATGAGCCTTCCCCTGGCCAG TATTATTTTGGAGGGAATTATGATCTGGTTCGCTTTATTAAGCTGGTGAAGCAGGCTGGTCTCTACGTTCATCTTCGGATCGGTCCTTATGTTTGTGCAGAATGGAACTTTGG GGGATTTCCTATCTGGCTAAAGTATGTTCCTGGTATCAGCTTCCGGACTAACAATGGGCCTTTCAAA GCTGCAATGGAGAGTTTCACTGAGAAGATTGTCTCCATGATGAAGTCTGAAGGATTATATCAGTCTCAAGGCGGCCCGATAATCCTCTCACAG ATTGAAAATGAATATGGTCCGTTGGAGGACTACTATGGTGGCTCTGTCGCCAAGAATTATGCAACGTGGGCGGCTCAAATGGCAGTTGGCCTTAACACCGGTGTGCCATGGGTCATGTGTAAACAAGATGATGCACCTGATCCAGTA ATTAATACTTGCAATGGGTTCTACTGTGATTATTTCTCTCCAAACAAACCTTATAAACCTAGTATGTGGACTGAAGCTTGGACTGGCTG GTTCACCGCTTTTGGAGGTCCAGTTCCTCACCGGCCAGTTGAGGATTTAGCTTTTGCTGTTGCAAGGTTTATACAGAAAGGTGGATCCTTTGTTAATTACTACATG TATCATGGAGGGACAAACTTCGGTCGGACAGCTGGTGGCCCATTCATATCAACAAGCTATGACTATGATGCTCCGATAGATGAATATG GTCTCTTGAGGCAACCAAAATGGGGTCATTTGAGAGATCTTCATAAAGCCATTAAAATGTCTGAGCCAGCCCTCATATCTGCAGATCCAACGATTTCAAAACTTGGAAATTATGAGCAG GCACACGTTTACAGATCAAAAGCAGGTGCTTGTGCAGCATTCCTTTCTAATTATAACCCAAGATCATCTGCAAGGGTTACTTTCAATGGAGTGAGCTATGACCTTCCAGCTTGGTCCATCAGTATACTTCCTGATTGCAAAACTGCTGTATTCAATACCGCAAGG GTAGTAGCTCCGACAATTCAGTACAAAATGGCATGGGTCGGCAAGTTTTCTTGGAAGTCCTTTAGTGAGCAGACCAACTCATTGGATGATGAATCGTTCACGAAAAATGGACTAGTTGAGCAGCTAAGCATGACACGGGACAAGTCTGACTACCTGTGGTACACTATTAC TGTGGACATTAGCTCAAATGAGCAATTTTTGAAGAATGGCCAGAACTCTTACCTCACCGTGATGTCAGCAGGTCATGCTATGCATGTTTTCGTCAATGGAGAAAGAATTG GCATCGTCTATGGTGGACTAGACAGTCCAAAGCTGACTTATACAGGAAATGTAAAGTTGTGGGCAGGAAGGAACAAGATTTCCATTTTAAGTGTAGCTGTTGGTCTGCCA AATGTGGGTAACCACTTTGAGACATGGAATGCTGGTGTTCTTGGTCCGGTAACTCTAGAAGGACTAAACGAAGGAAAACGAGACCTTGGATCACAAACATGGACTTACCAG GTTGGCCTACAGGGTGAACATTTAAATCTTCACACACTTAATGGAGCTTCTTCAGTTGAGTGGGGAGGTGCATCCACAAGAATGCCCATGACTTGGCACAAG GCTTACTTCAATGCTCCAGCAGGGAATGATCCATTGGCTTTAGATATGAGTAGCATGGGTAAAGGTCAAATATGGATAAATGGACAaagtatcggtcgttattggcctgCCTACAAAGCTTCCGGTTCTTGTGGTGATTGTGATTACCGTGGAACGTACAATGAGAAAAAATGCCAAACTAATTGTGGGGATTCTTCTCAAAAATG GTATCATGTTCCTCGCTCCTGGCTAAAGCCAACTGGAAATCTTCTGGTTGTTTTCGAAGAGATGGGTGCGGACCCATCTGGCATATCCATGGTAAGAAGAACAGCTCAGTGA